In Helicoverpa zea isolate HzStark_Cry1AcR chromosome 3, ilHelZeax1.1, whole genome shotgun sequence, the sequence tctaactatccccctcggctcggatttgcctctgtgtattatgcaacaaatttagtaccttattgcgttggaacagagttcaatttcgtaaatatatatttcgagcgtgcgcaatcttgtttattatattacatctatgcttATGGCCAAAATATCcaattgaaaattgaatatGACTATCTGAGACATCTAGTGTCGAATAGTTTAAAGTATTACTTTTGAATTTAGGATATGAAAGGAGTggaataatatttaattcataatttcattATCAAAATGGAATCTTATGAGAGTTTCTGACATCTTAATTCTTACTAAGAACTTTAGTAAGAAATTTACGGTTATCTGCAATTTAGAGCGGCAAATTACGGTTTTTATTGCTTAAAAATTGACGTTGACATTTATTGATGCTTGAcaccaaagagtaaagtaatatatagggaaaagagagcccactcacgtgttattcttgcaacccaatttgacaatgcgccatctttctctaaattggccccgaactacctacatagctatagctataaaaatattataattatgcatcatattcataacattttctattagggtaagtagcaccatataactataacattggttatcgttatagttacatggtgctacttaccctaatagaaaatgtcatcgttaatatagtaaaaggtcgaaggaaaacaaataattattatatattactttttatttacgcgtgtatgcggaatgcaaaaaaccgccatattgatattattatgatcggttttgttaagttacttggaatactgaccccaggtctttttagatgaaatttgatatttgtgcttttttaaaccgtatttaatttattcgcctattatatctttttttaaagtgtctaatattttcctcatacttttctctaattaatattgcataaataattttatattaacaaacaaaatcgattatagtgtagtgccatctgttggtaatttaaggtatcttttagatagtaaatagtttccgggccaaataaaaggtggcgactcttcgtttacttagctgtcaaaatgtacggagtgtcctgTCCTCCCCCTGCTTGACACTAATGGTTTAAGTttcaagataaatatttttgtggaaTGTGGAAATAGCGTACAATAAGgaaaagttgtttgttttattatgaatgACGAGATGAAGAATAATGTTAAAGAAACTAGAGAGTTATACTCCATAATTCACCAAGAATATGTGATTATGGCAGAATAGTAAGTACAATGTCATGTTATAGCTGTGCTAATTTAAGAAGTAATTAAAAGTTTCCTCATCACAGCTTAAGTTCACATCACAATACCGAATGAATGATTAACTAGAATTTATTCCCTTTTCAGTCGTATGTTACAAACAGAAAACCTGCAAGGAATATATGTAATTCCATCATATGAGAACTCATTTTGTAAGTATGGCACAATTCATTTAAACTtgacttatataaaaataacagtcaTGAATGAAAAACCTTccctaataataatttcataatcGTTTCCAGTGTGGTTTGGTGTTATTTTTGTAAGAGCTGGTTTGTATGAAGGAGGTGTTTTTAGATTTACTATAACTTTGCCAGACAAGTTTCCAGATGAAGAGGTTCCTGTAAGTATTACTAGAAAATCATACCCAATACTTACTGTCTCATAATTGAATAGATTAATGCAAGAAATTCTGATTCCCAGGTTGTGACATTTACATCAAACATATACCACCCAGCTATTGATGCTCAAACTGGTGTTTTATACTTGGGAGAGGTTTTTCCACAATGGGATAGGAAATATAACCACATTTGGCAAATACTGAAATATGTTTATTCAATATTTCACAACTTGAATGTAAAAGCACCTGCAAATGTAGAGGCTTCAGTTGCGTAAGTATCACACattgtgtaattattttaacgTAATCACATTACTTATCTGAAAATgtaatatgaaattattttcagatacaaaagcaataaaaagaCTTTCATGGAGAAAGTAAGAGAATGTGTGGTTTTAAGTATAGACCATGTATATGACGACCCACCAACAGAGGATAAGCATTACATAACTTTTAAGCCATATGACCCAGATGTTCATGATactgtcaaaaatttaatgctTAAGACTCCCCCACCGAATGAAGGTGCTAATCAAGGTATTTCTTGGGTACAACCAGGGTCATTTCAAGCTTTTTCTAAAGAAGAAACaacatagttattttataatcagaatatatttaaacataCTATCTAAATAATTATAAGGGTATGTACACAATCACAAAAGTTCATTTTAATTCGCCATAAATTATATCCTGTGATAATGATGATACATATATTGTTCactaatttattgttaaaaccaccaaataaataatgttgttcATAATgtggtagttttatttaatgacCTATAAAACCTTACACAAGAATGTCATTTCCTGTTTCAATTAGTCTGATTCAGACCTGATAgataatttatgttttgtaaCTTGTTCCTGAAACCAATCTTGATCTAGTTCATATGTGTTGTTTCGCCATGTAAAGTGTGTTGGTGCAtttgtttcattattattgaactgaaaatatttactaaattcTATTGCTAACTTTGACTTCACTAATCCTACACCACCATACTTTTCGTCAGTGGGGTGGTAAACTCTGCCTGTGCTGGGAAGCATATAAATTTTATCAGGCTGAAATTTTGATTTCATTAGGTCACCTACATAACCATAACATAAAAAATCTGTATCATCAATATTAACAACGTGAGTATAAACTATAGGGACATCATCACAGCGTATAAAATTCCTCTCCCGTCCACATAAAGAGATGAAAGGAAAGTCTTCTTGATACCTTCCAGTGTTATTGAGGCGAATTCTCTTGAAAAAGAACTGTAAGAACTTCTTTTCCTTGAAGCATGATGTGAAGTTTTTCATTTTAGAATCATCTAAAAACAACTAAATAGAAAAAAGAAAGTAAGCATACATAGTTTTAAACATTATATTAGCAATACTTATCATTGCAATTTGTATTTTTCAAATGTTGTATTATCTTAGTTAACTACCTAAAACTAGTTATTTATACTAGAGTTAAGAATTGCAAGGTAGTTATATTTATATTGGTAAATTGAATTGTTGCTTACCATCCCTTGATGatcaataaagtaaaaatattctcTTATTTTTGGTTCTGGTTCTTGACCTTGAATGTAATGAAGATGTCGCACTTTGCAATATTTCGTTGATAATATTTTGGAAAAAGTTCGCAAGCTACATGTTAAgaccattttcaaatatatttcacCATGAAGTGTTAAGATATTACATTCAGAATCATAGAGCAGTTTGTTTTGATAGTTTCATAACATGACCTATTGATAGATAAGTTTATCGCCGTCTCCCCTCTCCCCATGTAATTCAAAGTCTATCTTTTCTCTTAAAGTCTAAAAACTCCAGCCTGACAATAGTGACAACTTGCCAACGAAAATCAATGTATGTCACAGATTACTAGATGTAAGGCCGATTGTTGTTGACAGTTCCTCGGCAAGGTATTCGGGAAAGTTAATTGCAGCAGCATAAGGAACTCTGAAACACTCTTCTTTTCAATCTCTGAAgacgtaaataaaaatagcatcgAAATAAGATTAAACATGGTAGATTGAGGATAGGACATAATCCAATACTGGTCATACGCACTTTTATATTAAAGATTTAtcgtatttttttagattactttaaaataaccgtaaacataaacattacgtattatttattttgtaatatacaaattggTTCCTCTCTACTCTTAGCATACAATGACAGATGATGACAGTGACAGAAAACTACTTCTGCTGTCTATCTGCTGCTGATCATTTAATTCTGTGACAGATGTGAAGAATAGAAAGAAAACTGTGAGAAAGATCCAAccatacacaaataaataaggactttaaacaaatatgtaaattataacAGTGAAATATTCAGATATATGATGAAAATTTGATgtcaatattatattaagttaaAAGCGAATATCTTGTTCGACAAGGTTACATTTTCCGTACATGGAATTCACATGAATCAAAATTACGATGGAGAGCGTACGACGATCATGGAAACTGCGTATGTTTAGTTAATGAGGCACTTTACCATATCAAAGATCGTCATAATGAAATTTTATAAATGTTGTGTGAATTATCTTTGCAGAGGAATTTGTTGCTCACAAAGCAAATGTCAACTGTCTGGCTATGGGCCACAAGTCCAATCAGGTGCTGGCGACTGGTGGCGATGACAAAAAAGTTAATTTGTGGGCTATTGGAAGACAGAGTTGCCTTATGGTTGGTCAAATTGCTAATGGTTTACATGatattttgtactaaaattcttaggtacctacatattttctaaatatttcagAGTTTAAGTGGACATACAACTCCTGTAGAATGTGTGTGTTTCGGTCATTCTGAAGACTTAGTTTGTGCAGGATCACAAACAGGTGCTTTAAAAATATGGGATTTGGAAGCAGCTAAATTGTTAAGAACATTCACTGGACACAAAGGAGCTATCAAATGTATGGACTTTCATCCGTATGGTGATTACCTGACAACTGGCTCATGTGACAGTAATGTTAAGCTATGGGATACAAGAAAGAGAGGATGTATTGTTACTTACTCTAGCCACCGCCTCGCAGTCAACAGCCTTCAGTTTAGTCCTGATGGACAATGGATTGCATCTGCTTGTGAAGATGGTATGTTTAAATGAAAACATTATCTCATAAGAATGATAGAAAAATTAGATTTGTATTACTCAATTAATTACTTAACTTACAGGTTTAGTCAAAGTGTGGGATGTGCGTGTTGGGAAAGTCCTTCAAGAGTTTATGGAGCACACATCAGCAGTGACTTGTGTCAAATTTCATCCTCATGAGTTTCTACTGGCCAGCTGTGGAACTGATAGAACTGTTAATTTCTGGGACATGGAGAAGTTCCAGTTAGTATCCAAGTTTGAAAAAGACAACACATCTATTAGGTATGATTACTGCAAGTTGCATTGCATTTGCTTAGTTTGTTACAGCTAAGTGTAGCTTAATGTGTTATTTCCATTGTTCAGACACATGGTGTTTAGTGATGATGGTGCAACATTGCTTGGTTGTGCTAACGATGGGTTGCATGTCGTTGGATGGGAACCAGCCCGAGTGTTTGACACTGTTCATGGACATTGGGGTCAGATTAATGATATCACTGTTGCACAAACACAATTAGTAAGTGAACTGCCATTCATCCTAAAATCAATTCAACttaattttaagaatttttTACATGATTTTCTTTTACTATTACAGATAGCTGGATCATTCCATTCAACTTATGTTGTTCTATCAGTTGTTGATCTCAATAAAGTGCATCCTTTTGGTGGGCCACCTCCTGTATCTCCTCCAGTTGTAAGAGATCTTTCACCTTTCCAAAAGGGCCATTCAGTACGCAAAAGCTTTTCAAAGGAAAAACCACCAAAAGAAGGTTAGAATTGTCATAGTagtatttatttccatttaatgTTCTAAACTAATCCAACCCTTTCTAATCTGTCACAGTCATGCATAGACCAACTCTTCTTGATGAAAAGACTGCTGAAGAATCTACTTCAGGGACTGAAGCAGATGAGGATTCAGGTGCTGTTATACCCAATTTTAATGACTACACTGAGATATTCCGACCTTCTAGAGCATGTGAGTAGATAACATAGACCCACAACCCATCCACACAAATGTCATAtgcatataaaaattatcattaaaatttgCTCACatcaatttatatatttttctagtaaCACGCACACCTCCACCAGCCACCAGTTTGTCATCAGAAGATTATTCAATAACAGGTGAAATTCATTATTAGATAGAAATTGTTAAATACAAACACAAGTTAACACTTCGCACGCATTACAAACATAGCTAATTTATTGGATAGACAGCTTATAATTACTTACTTTGACTATCTGTAAAGTACCTAATTGATTAGTTTTCCTACAAAATGATGAATACCTTATTTCAATCTTCTATCACGGGCAATGATGATTTTATCGggtaatgataatgatgaactaaatgacaacaaataataatatgtctGTATGTTAGCACCCGAGATGACAGAGAAGGCGGTGTCGACGCCCGCGGTGAACACTACGTTGCGCGACCTGATGCTGGACGAGCCGGTGCCGCTCGCGCGCCCGCTGCCGCAGCCCTCGCCGCCGCAGCGACAGCGCTCCGACCACTACTCGCGCATCCCCACTTCCACTAAAGAACATTACAATCTTCTCGAAAAGAAACCCGAAGGTTTTACCAGTAAGATTTTCCGGCTTCATTGATCCTCTACATTAGTTTTGAGCATTAACCCTTCTAATTTCTGAGCTGCAACTAACAACttctatcatttttttttattttggggACAGGGGGAGCTTTGTTCTTATGCTGTACTACCAGgggcggatccagccctcaaaaaggATGTAGGCACATTCATAAAATTCATCATACATTATTTGTGgcagtaaataagggagtatataagaggagtacattgGGTGTTTATGGTCTATGTTAGGAATTATATGGGGGTAGTAAATAAGAAACTACTAAAGGGTAAAGTAGTACATGTCGACGGTTAACCACCAAGAACTCCTAACTCAATATGTCAAAACTTTTCAGTAGAGGCACAAAAAAGCCACCAAAGTCCGCACTCGTAAAGTTAGTAGATAATTCCATGATTGTAAAAATGCccgaaatattacgaattataaATAGAAGATTTTTCTATTAGATgagatacaatatttttgaatagaatCCGCGAAAAAACCAATTGGTCAAAATATGTCAGTTAGGAGGTCTTGGTAGTTAACCGTCGATATGGGAGTATTGTATGGGGTATAGTACAAGTAAATTAGGTTTCTGGGCACGCCAAAAGTATCCACTACAGTAGATCCGCCACTGTGTATTATGCTTATTTAGCAAAACTGGGTGAATAGTAGACAGGTTTTGAAAGCGATCACTCCAAACAACTTTCTTGAGGAAAATAGTTTTCATATAACTGTACCTAATTGCATTGCATTATGTTTTACATATTGAAGGTGTAATTTACATAAAGTTAAACAATGCTATTTGCTTAATCAGGGGTGACGGAcaacacaaaagaaaataatgcaTTCACATCAGCGCAATCATTAAGAGATTATACCGCCACTCCGCTCACGGCAAACTCGCTTAATCGACACAATTCATACAAAGAAACAAAGTCTACCACAGATTTGTGTaagtttagaaaatatttatttttgtaaatattggtTTTGATGAGAATTTTTGTAGGTTTTTGAAAGTAATGCTTACTATTACTTTTGCAGCTAGCACCAACCTCCGACCAAGTAATAGTGAGATTTCATTAGGGCCACCAACCTTAGGGCCTAGATCTCTATCATTTACGAGAGCTCCTAGTGAAACTCCAAGGTATGAAGTTAATGATTACTTATATAGGTATtgctgattattttattaaatatgctCAATGCTCataaaactacatatatttCCAGAAGAAGAGTAGAGACTGCTACTAGAGAAAACGTGGTAGTTTCTCGCAGTGTTGAGACGCCAGAGGCCGAGCCTGAGCCGGAGTTCGTACCTTACACCACAGACAGACCTGTGGGTCTTGATCTCGATGAGTTTTTACCCGTAAGTATGAAATTATTCATGGTGTGTTTTTGTTAAACTATCGAGAAACAATTCTTTAGAAAAACTTAGCGCATTCGAAGATGCCTGTTAACACTACTGAAATCGCTGACGTCAGTCGGGCAGTTAGGTTAAACTATATGATGTCATATAGTCCTCGTAAAACGCTAGGTCGCAGAGTAGAGGTATAAAGCATGTATTGTGTTACAGCGCGGCCTCGCGGGCGGCatggcgcggcgcggcgcgcgggGCGGCGGCGCCGAGCCCAGCGAGCAGGAGGTGCTGGGCGTCATGATGCGCGGACACGACTCCATGATGGCCGTGCTCACTGCTCGCCAGCGCGCCTTACAGGTACCACACTCACACCAACTTCTAGAGCATTTAATTTATAGGTAAACCGAATATTATTATGATTCAAAGAAGGATTACCCAGTTCCAGGCCAGAGCGGTACGAGTGTTAGTTAGTTCAGTGGTCTtggttgtatttttattcttacATATTCTCTATCTTTCCAGATATTTCATTCCGTCCGAGTCAATAAAAGTCTGAGATCTGCATTGGAGTCTGTTATAGCTCTTGAAGATACTTCAGTCATACTTGACATACTCAATGTTATGGCACATAGACCGTAAGTACTATTATCATGTTAAGGTCAAAATGTCCATTTTCAGTATGCTAATAGAATTTCCCCTTTTTGTGCTTGCCTCCTATAAGTAGTATGTTTTGTTGCAGATCATTGTGGAATTTAGATATATGCCTTTTAATGCTGCCCAAGATATATGAATTGTTGCAAAGCAAATATGAATCGTAAGTATACTTAGTATTGATCAATGTTTTTACCAATTGaaattaagaataatatatTGAATTCCCTTTTTTCTTAAATTGTAGATATATGCAATGTGG encodes:
- the LOC124645824 gene encoding protein crossbronx homolog — its product is MNDEMKNNVKETRELYSIIHQEYVIMAEYRMLQTENLQGIYVIPSYENSFLWFGVIFVRAGLYEGGVFRFTITLPDKFPDEEVPVVTFTSNIYHPAIDAQTGVLYLGEVFPQWDRKYNHIWQILKYVYSIFHNLNVKAPANVEASVAYKSNKKTFMEKVRECVVLSIDHVYDDPPTEDKHYITFKPYDPDVHDTVKNLMLKTPPPNEGANQGISWVQPGSFQAFSKEETT
- the LOC124645825 gene encoding UPF0598 protein CG30010: MVLTCSLRTFSKILSTKYCKVRHLHYIQGQEPEPKIREYFYFIDHQGMLFLDDSKMKNFTSCFKEKKFLQFFFKRIRLNNTGRYQEDFPFISLCGRERNFIRCDDVPIVYTHVVNIDDTDFLCYGYVGDLMKSKFQPDKIYMLPSTGRVYHPTDEKYGGVGLVKSKLAIEFSKYFQFNNNETNAPTHFTWRNNTYELDQDWFQEQVTKHKLSIRSESD
- the LOC124645823 gene encoding katanin p80 WD40 repeat-containing subunit B1 isoform X3 — its product is MESVRRSWKLQEFVAHKANVNCLAMGHKSNQVLATGGDDKKVNLWAIGRQSCLMSLSGHTTPVECVCFGHSEDLVCAGSQTGALKIWDLEAAKLLRTFTGHKGAIKCMDFHPYGDYLTTGSCDSNVKLWDTRKRGCIVTYSSHRLAVNSLQFSPDGQWIASACEDGLVKVWDVRVGKVLQEFMEHTSAVTCVKFHPHEFLLASCGTDRTVNFWDMEKFQLVSKFEKDNTSIRHMVFSDDGATLLGCANDGLHVVGWEPARVFDTVHGHWGQINDITVAQTQLIAGSFHSTYVVLSVVDLNKVHPFGGPPPVSPPVVRDLSPFQKGHSVRKSFSKEKPPKEVMHRPTLLDEKTAEESTSGTEADEDSGAVIPNFNDYTEIFRPSRALTRTPPPATSLSSEDYSITAPEMTEKAVSTPAVNTTLRDLMLDEPVPLARPLPQPSPPQRQRSDHYSRIPTSTKEHYNLLEKKPEGFTTSTNLRPSNSEISLGPPTLGPRSLSFTRAPSETPRRRVETATRENVVVSRSVETPEAEPEPEFVPYTTDRPVGLDLDEFLPRGLAGGMARRGARGGGAEPSEQEVLGVMMRGHDSMMAVLTARQRALQIFHSVRVNKSLRSALESVIALEDTSVILDILNVMAHRPSLWNLDICLLMLPKIYELLQSKYESYMQCGCNALRLIVRNFSSVVRANVSAPVRTLGVDIPREERYAKCMQIHRLLLDVRAFLLKRQTLQGRLGAAFRDLHNLMQQGLD
- the LOC124645823 gene encoding katanin p80 WD40 repeat-containing subunit B1 isoform X2 gives rise to the protein MESVRRSWKLQEFVAHKANVNCLAMGHKSNQVLATGGDDKKVNLWAIGRQSCLMSLSGHTTPVECVCFGHSEDLVCAGSQTGALKIWDLEAAKLLRTFTGHKGAIKCMDFHPYGDYLTTGSCDSNVKLWDTRKRGCIVTYSSHRLAVNSLQFSPDGQWIASACEDGLVKVWDVRVGKVLQEFMEHTSAVTCVKFHPHEFLLASCGTDRTVNFWDMEKFQLVSKFEKDNTSIRHMVFSDDGATLLGCANDGLHVVGWEPARVFDTVHGHWGQINDITVAQTQLIAGSFHSTYVVLSVVDLNKVHPFGGPPPVSPPVVRDLSPFQKGHSVRKSFSKEKPPKEVMHRPTLLDEKTAEESTSGTEADEDSVTRTPPPATSLSSEDYSITAPEMTEKAVSTPAVNTTLRDLMLDEPVPLARPLPQPSPPQRQRSDHYSRIPTSTKEHYNLLEKKPEGFTRVTDNTKENNAFTSAQSLRDYTATPLTANSLNRHNSYKETKSTTDLSSTNLRPSNSEISLGPPTLGPRSLSFTRAPSETPRRRVETATRENVVVSRSVETPEAEPEPEFVPYTTDRPVGLDLDEFLPRGLAGGMARRGARGGGAEPSEQEVLGVMMRGHDSMMAVLTARQRALQIFHSVRVNKSLRSALESVIALEDTSVILDILNVMAHRPSLWNLDICLLMLPKIYELLQSKYESYMQCGCNALRLIVRNFSSVVRANVSAPVRTLGVDIPREERYAKCMQIHRLLLDVRAFLLKRQTLQGRLGAAFRDLHNLMQQGLD
- the LOC124645823 gene encoding katanin p80 WD40 repeat-containing subunit B1 isoform X1, which produces MESVRRSWKLQEFVAHKANVNCLAMGHKSNQVLATGGDDKKVNLWAIGRQSCLMSLSGHTTPVECVCFGHSEDLVCAGSQTGALKIWDLEAAKLLRTFTGHKGAIKCMDFHPYGDYLTTGSCDSNVKLWDTRKRGCIVTYSSHRLAVNSLQFSPDGQWIASACEDGLVKVWDVRVGKVLQEFMEHTSAVTCVKFHPHEFLLASCGTDRTVNFWDMEKFQLVSKFEKDNTSIRHMVFSDDGATLLGCANDGLHVVGWEPARVFDTVHGHWGQINDITVAQTQLIAGSFHSTYVVLSVVDLNKVHPFGGPPPVSPPVVRDLSPFQKGHSVRKSFSKEKPPKEVMHRPTLLDEKTAEESTSGTEADEDSGAVIPNFNDYTEIFRPSRALTRTPPPATSLSSEDYSITAPEMTEKAVSTPAVNTTLRDLMLDEPVPLARPLPQPSPPQRQRSDHYSRIPTSTKEHYNLLEKKPEGFTRVTDNTKENNAFTSAQSLRDYTATPLTANSLNRHNSYKETKSTTDLSSTNLRPSNSEISLGPPTLGPRSLSFTRAPSETPRRRVETATRENVVVSRSVETPEAEPEPEFVPYTTDRPVGLDLDEFLPRGLAGGMARRGARGGGAEPSEQEVLGVMMRGHDSMMAVLTARQRALQIFHSVRVNKSLRSALESVIALEDTSVILDILNVMAHRPSLWNLDICLLMLPKIYELLQSKYESYMQCGCNALRLIVRNFSSVVRANVSAPVRTLGVDIPREERYAKCMQIHRLLLDVRAFLLKRQTLQGRLGAAFRDLHNLMQQGLD